From Fusobacterium mortiferum ATCC 9817, a single genomic window includes:
- a CDS encoding DUF3100 domain-containing protein, which translates to MKNKNLPYLIIFSVIVILIAELIGFKVLSIGKFKIGLLPLLFALIITMILAFNIFRKGILEKVYNEENVNFAGKYLIIIMLPLMAKYGADVAPRLKEIISIGWIFLIQELGNVGTVIIGLPIALLIGLRREAIGSTLGLGREGELAYISEKYTLNSDEGRGVLSMYIFGTLFGAIFFSVIAPIFLEIGFRVEALAIASGMGSASMMTAASSALAAIHPEKAEIIRAYAAASQLLTSFIGTFTMVFIAVPLQRFMYNKLTGGKKND; encoded by the coding sequence TTATTTGATTATATTTTCTGTAATAGTAATTTTAATTGCTGAACTTATTGGTTTTAAAGTACTTTCTATTGGAAAGTTTAAAATTGGTTTACTACCATTATTATTTGCTCTAATTATCACTATGATTTTAGCATTTAATATCTTCAGAAAAGGTATTTTAGAAAAAGTCTATAATGAAGAAAATGTTAATTTTGCTGGAAAATATTTAATAATTATAATGTTACCTCTTATGGCTAAATATGGTGCTGATGTAGCTCCAAGATTAAAAGAAATAATATCTATAGGATGGATATTTTTAATTCAAGAATTAGGAAACGTAGGTACTGTAATTATAGGGCTTCCAATCGCACTACTTATAGGACTTAGAAGAGAGGCTATCGGTTCTACTCTTGGGCTTGGTAGAGAAGGAGAACTTGCTTATATCTCTGAAAAATATACTTTAAACTCTGACGAAGGACGTGGTGTTCTTTCTATGTATATCTTCGGTACTCTTTTTGGAGCTATATTTTTTAGTGTTATCGCTCCTATATTTTTAGAGATTGGTTTTAGAGTAGAAGCTCTTGCTATTGCTTCCGGAATGGGTTCTGCTAGTATGATGACTGCTGCTAGTTCAGCTCTTGCTGCTATTCATCCTGAAAAAGCTGAAATAATAAGAGCTTATGCTGCTGCCAGTCAATTATTAACAAGTTTTATTGGAACATTTACTATGGTATTTATTGCCGTTCCTCTACAAAGATTTATGTATAACAAGTTAACTGGAGGTAAAAAAAATGACTAA
- a CDS encoding aminopeptidase, which translates to MEYKIENGWKKIKNLTEIFKFSEGYKKFLDLGKTEREFVNEGIKYIESKGFVSADTKDQLIPGDKIYYVNRGKNLVLAVIGKEDLEKGINYVVSHIDSPRLDLKGNPLYEEFELAYMKTHYYGGIKKYQWASIPLALHGVVILENGKLVEIVIGEKDNDPVFTIPDILPHLAAKIQGDRKTGEVIKGEELQIIVGSIPTTIDNKEIKSKVKYAVLEILNRDYGIIEEDFISAELELVPAGKARDIGFDQSMIGAYGQDDRICGYTSMRAITDLEKTPDKTAICFLADKEEIGSSGSTGLKSDYLVYITGDILEKSKGHFNEMMLRRVLWNSQSLSSDVNAGVDPIFKGVHDIQNAAKIGFGVVVTKYTGARGKSGTNDADAEYVGKIRRILNKENVCWQIGELGKVDEGGGGTVAMYLAHLGIRTIDIGPALLAMHSPFEVSSKLDVYETYRAYKAFYKRG; encoded by the coding sequence ATGGAATACAAGATAGAAAACGGTTGGAAAAAAATAAAAAATTTAACAGAAATTTTTAAATTCAGTGAAGGTTATAAAAAGTTTTTAGACTTAGGAAAAACTGAGAGAGAGTTTGTAAATGAAGGAATAAAATATATTGAGAGTAAAGGATTTGTGAGTGCTGATACTAAGGATCAACTTATTCCAGGAGATAAAATCTATTATGTAAATAGAGGAAAAAATCTTGTTTTAGCGGTGATAGGAAAAGAGGATTTAGAAAAAGGAATAAATTATGTAGTGTCACACATAGACTCACCAAGATTAGATTTAAAAGGAAATCCATTATATGAAGAGTTTGAACTAGCATATATGAAAACTCATTATTATGGTGGAATAAAAAAATATCAATGGGCTTCTATCCCTTTAGCACTTCATGGAGTAGTAATTTTAGAAAACGGTAAATTAGTAGAGATAGTTATTGGTGAAAAAGATAATGACCCAGTATTTACAATTCCAGATATTTTACCTCATTTAGCAGCCAAAATACAAGGAGATAGAAAAACAGGAGAGGTAATTAAAGGAGAAGAACTTCAAATAATAGTAGGAAGTATTCCTACTACAATTGATAATAAGGAGATAAAATCTAAGGTAAAATATGCAGTTTTAGAGATTTTAAATAGAGATTATGGAATAATAGAAGAAGATTTTATATCTGCAGAGCTTGAGTTAGTACCAGCTGGGAAAGCAAGAGATATAGGATTTGACCAATCTATGATAGGAGCTTATGGACAAGATGATAGAATCTGTGGATATACTTCTATGAGAGCAATAACAGATTTAGAAAAGACTCCTGACAAAACAGCTATCTGTTTCTTAGCAGATAAAGAGGAAATTGGTTCTTCTGGAAGCACAGGACTAAAATCAGATTATTTAGTATATATAACAGGAGATATTTTAGAAAAATCTAAAGGTCATTTTAATGAAATGATGTTGAGAAGAGTACTTTGGAATTCTCAATCTCTATCTTCAGATGTAAATGCTGGTGTAGACCCTATATTTAAAGGAGTACATGATATACAAAATGCAGCTAAAATAGGTTTTGGAGTAGTTGTAACTAAATATACTGGAGCTAGAGGAAAGAGTGGAACAAATGATGCTGATGCTGAGTATGTAGGAAAAATTAGAAGAATTTTAAATAAAGAAAATGTATGTTGGCAAATAGGAGAGTTAGGGAAAGTAGATGAAGGTGGAGGAGGTACAGTAGCTATGTACCTTGCTCATTTAGGAATAAGAACAATAGATATAGGACCAGCACTTCTAGCTATGCATTCACCATTTGAAGTATCATCAAAACTAGATGTATATGAAACTTATAGAGCTTATAAGGCATTTTATAAGAGAGGATAG
- a CDS encoding queuosine precursor transporter, with product MFRNELLWFCMLVINFGLILFAYKKFGRIGLYAWIPISTILANIQVVLLVDLFGFGTTLGNILYAGGFLVTDILAENYGRKEAQRAVYLGFFSLIAMTLIMQIAVSFTPSNIEEGIITFNGVKRVFDFMPRIVIASLISYLISQTHDIWAYEFWKKKYSEPKHIWIRNNASTMVSQLIDNACFTLIAFYGVYPKEVLIEIFLTTYFMKFLVAVCDTPFVYIAHYLKKKNLIEQVI from the coding sequence ATATTTAGAAATGAATTACTTTGGTTTTGCATGCTAGTTATTAACTTTGGATTAATACTTTTTGCTTATAAGAAATTTGGAAGAATTGGACTTTATGCTTGGATACCAATTTCAACTATTTTAGCTAATATTCAAGTTGTTCTTTTAGTTGACTTATTTGGCTTTGGAACTACATTGGGAAATATTCTATATGCAGGAGGATTTTTAGTTACAGATATTTTAGCTGAAAACTATGGAAGAAAAGAAGCTCAAAGAGCTGTATATTTAGGATTTTTCTCTCTTATTGCAATGACTTTAATTATGCAGATAGCTGTATCTTTTACACCTTCTAATATTGAAGAGGGAATTATAACATTCAATGGTGTTAAAAGAGTATTTGATTTTATGCCAAGAATAGTAATAGCTTCTCTTATCTCATACCTTATCTCTCAAACTCACGATATTTGGGCTTATGAGTTTTGGAAAAAAAAATATAGTGAACCAAAACATATTTGGATAAGAAATAATGCTAGTACTATGGTTAGCCAACTTATAGATAATGCTTGTTTTACTTTAATAGCTTTCTATGGAGTTTATCCAAAAGAGGTATTAATTGAAATTTTCCTAACTACGTATTTTATGAAATTCTTAGTAGCTGTATGTGACACTCCATTTGTATATATAGCTCACTACTTAAAAAAGAAGAATTTAATAGAACAAGTTATATGA